Proteins from a genomic interval of Microbacterium imperiale:
- a CDS encoding YceD family protein: MREFAFSVPAPEKWGEGLVFVAAAQPIDMAVRLESVHEGILVTAEADTVYEGVCGRCLTDLTRPLRIEFQELFGYSGDEASDFEVQDDHVDLETPVRDSIVLALPFQPVCQPDCPGLDPETGEKLAPGTQPAEQEKIDPRWAALTAYTPDHDDAENRVAPDTEKS, from the coding sequence ATGCGCGAGTTCGCCTTCAGCGTGCCCGCGCCCGAGAAGTGGGGCGAGGGCCTCGTCTTCGTCGCCGCGGCGCAGCCGATCGACATGGCGGTGCGCCTGGAGTCCGTGCACGAGGGCATTCTCGTCACGGCCGAAGCCGATACCGTCTACGAAGGCGTGTGCGGTCGATGCCTCACCGACCTGACACGCCCCCTCCGAATCGAGTTTCAGGAGCTCTTCGGGTATTCTGGGGACGAAGCGTCCGACTTCGAGGTTCAAGACGACCACGTGGATCTTGAAACTCCGGTCAGGGATTCGATCGTCCTGGCGCTTCCGTTCCAGCCGGTGTGTCAGCCGGACTGCCCCGGGCTCGACCCGGAAACGGGTGAGAAGCTGGCGCCGGGAACGCAGCCTGCCGAGCAGGAGAAGATCGATCCGCGCTGGGCCGCGCTGACGGCCTACACCCCAGACCACGACGACGCAGAGAACCGCGTCGCGCCCGACACAGAGAAGAGCTAG
- the smc gene encoding chromosome segregation protein SMC, translating to MHLKSVTLKGFKSFAQPTTFVLEPGVTCIVGPNGSGKSNVVDALAWVMGEQGAKTLRGGKMEDVIFAGTATRGPLGRAEVQLTIDNHDGVLPIEYSEVTISRTLFRNGASEYAINGETCRLLDVQELLSDSGLGREMHVIVGQGRLDTVLQASAEDRRGFIEEAAGILKHRRRKEKTVRKLEAMEANLTRLSDLAGELRRQLKPLGKQAEVAREAATIAAVVRDAKARLFADDLVSLRAQLADHARAEHERHAERVVLQDQLDGVKQRIDALEAEQRSEAVDRARATAFALEQVQERVRGLHTLTAQRRALLEDDGQLAVEVATVGQATIDEARQEVDEIAAGVGDAQDVAAAASRDVIRARAELDALDSDIAAQSALVSEHDMRLTKLRGRADAAASRLDALRAAVERQQRGLDAARSRRAEAEEALAAVQTDASPEASSAEHTAAYDRAQRDAADAEAQVSGIRERLHAAEREAESLTAQTAALGRALEIRNAAADLLHRGAGGVRSLVSDAVKVEPGYEAAVAAALGALAEGILVDDVAAAVAAADIARADDLGVVDIVLADASAGEPIAASSSGAVRAVDVTAAPPGVLGQLSAVLIVDDLAAATVLREQLDPADRDRAVIVTTQGELVSWRTLRAGSGAGRSRLELAAERDAAADRLSELTVVVDALRESLSDAQAAWNEARTRTRTTLETLRAHDAALAADAEKLNRATVRFEAAVAECDRLEAGLAPATAAVADAETAAREADDALAAATAAPRPILDASARDGLLDALERAREHEMRARLDVETLRERVRAGEARVAQLERQREREKAAAAEAARRAVIRRRQREVADAVASQLPPLMESIDRSVAQARVELGRAEQSRSEITAELSDLRQRDQAARARLAALTESVHGLEMQMHEKKLHVTSLLERVSSELGLEENILIAEYGPDQPIPGEDGDAAPFERGQQRRRLAEAERKLAQLGRVNPLALEEFSALEQRHAFLTEQLADLTQTRADLLTIIDELDERMQTIFLAAFEDTKIAFGEVFPILFPGGTGSISLTDPDHPLTTGIEVSVRPVGKKIERLSLLSGGERSLAAVALLTAIFKARPSPFYILDEVEAALDDANLGRLLGVFEQLRASSQLIVITHQKRTMEIADALYGVSMRQDGVSAVVGQRVRERAGAVG from the coding sequence ATGCACCTGAAGAGCGTCACGCTCAAGGGCTTCAAGTCGTTCGCCCAGCCGACCACGTTCGTCCTCGAGCCCGGCGTCACCTGCATCGTCGGGCCCAACGGATCGGGTAAGTCGAACGTGGTGGACGCGCTCGCCTGGGTGATGGGGGAGCAGGGCGCCAAGACGCTGCGCGGCGGCAAGATGGAGGACGTCATCTTCGCCGGCACCGCGACGCGCGGACCGCTCGGACGCGCCGAGGTGCAGCTGACGATCGACAACCACGACGGTGTGCTGCCCATCGAGTACTCCGAGGTCACGATCAGTCGGACTCTCTTCCGCAACGGCGCGAGCGAGTACGCCATCAACGGCGAGACCTGCCGTCTGCTCGACGTCCAGGAGCTGCTGAGCGACTCGGGCCTCGGCCGCGAGATGCACGTCATCGTCGGGCAGGGGCGTCTCGACACGGTCCTGCAGGCCAGCGCCGAGGACCGGAGGGGCTTCATCGAAGAGGCGGCCGGCATCCTCAAGCATCGCCGTCGCAAAGAGAAGACGGTCCGCAAGCTCGAGGCGATGGAGGCGAATCTCACGCGACTGAGCGACCTCGCCGGCGAGCTGCGGCGGCAGCTGAAGCCGCTCGGCAAGCAGGCGGAGGTCGCCCGCGAGGCGGCCACGATCGCGGCGGTGGTCCGCGATGCCAAAGCGCGCCTGTTCGCCGACGACCTCGTGTCGCTGCGCGCGCAGCTGGCCGACCACGCGCGCGCGGAGCACGAGCGACACGCCGAGCGCGTGGTCCTGCAGGATCAGCTCGACGGCGTCAAGCAGCGCATCGACGCGCTCGAGGCCGAGCAGCGATCGGAGGCCGTCGATCGAGCGCGGGCCACGGCGTTCGCCCTCGAGCAGGTGCAGGAACGCGTGCGCGGGCTGCACACGCTCACCGCCCAGCGCCGCGCGCTGCTCGAGGACGACGGGCAGCTCGCGGTCGAGGTTGCAACGGTCGGTCAGGCAACGATCGACGAGGCGCGCCAGGAGGTCGACGAGATCGCCGCCGGCGTCGGCGATGCCCAGGATGTCGCCGCCGCTGCCTCGCGGGACGTCATCCGCGCCCGGGCCGAGCTCGACGCGCTGGACTCGGACATCGCGGCCCAGAGCGCCCTCGTGTCGGAGCACGACATGCGGCTGACGAAGCTGCGCGGCCGGGCCGACGCCGCGGCATCCCGGCTCGACGCACTGCGTGCCGCCGTGGAGCGGCAGCAACGCGGGCTCGACGCCGCGCGTTCCCGCCGCGCCGAGGCCGAGGAGGCTCTCGCCGCTGTGCAGACCGACGCGAGCCCTGAGGCCAGCTCCGCCGAGCACACCGCGGCGTACGACCGCGCGCAGCGCGATGCCGCCGACGCCGAGGCGCAGGTCTCGGGCATCCGCGAGCGGCTTCACGCCGCTGAGCGCGAGGCGGAGTCGCTGACCGCTCAGACGGCAGCGCTCGGGCGCGCCCTCGAGATCCGCAACGCCGCCGCCGACCTGCTGCACCGAGGCGCCGGGGGAGTGCGCTCACTGGTCTCGGACGCCGTCAAGGTCGAGCCGGGGTACGAGGCCGCGGTGGCGGCTGCGCTCGGTGCGCTGGCCGAAGGCATCCTCGTGGACGACGTCGCGGCCGCGGTGGCCGCCGCCGACATCGCGCGCGCCGACGACCTGGGCGTGGTCGACATCGTCCTCGCCGACGCGTCGGCCGGCGAGCCGATCGCCGCGTCGTCATCCGGTGCTGTCCGCGCCGTCGACGTCACGGCGGCGCCGCCCGGTGTGCTGGGCCAGCTGTCTGCCGTCCTCATCGTCGACGACCTCGCGGCTGCCACCGTTCTGCGCGAACAGCTCGACCCCGCCGACCGCGACCGCGCCGTCATCGTCACGACGCAGGGCGAGCTCGTCTCGTGGCGCACACTGCGCGCCGGGTCCGGTGCCGGCCGGTCACGTCTCGAGCTCGCGGCCGAGCGGGATGCGGCCGCCGACCGACTGTCGGAGCTGACCGTCGTCGTCGACGCACTGCGCGAGTCGCTGTCGGACGCTCAGGCCGCGTGGAACGAGGCCCGCACCCGCACGCGCACCACGCTCGAGACGCTGCGCGCGCACGATGCCGCGCTCGCGGCCGACGCCGAGAAGCTCAACCGAGCCACCGTCCGGTTCGAGGCCGCGGTCGCGGAGTGCGACCGGCTCGAGGCCGGACTCGCGCCCGCGACGGCCGCCGTCGCCGACGCTGAGACGGCGGCTCGGGAGGCCGACGATGCGCTGGCGGCGGCGACGGCCGCGCCGCGCCCGATCCTGGACGCCTCGGCGCGGGACGGCCTGCTGGACGCGCTCGAACGCGCCCGCGAGCACGAGATGCGCGCCCGGCTGGATGTCGAGACCCTCCGCGAGCGCGTGCGCGCGGGCGAGGCGCGCGTCGCGCAGCTCGAACGTCAGCGCGAGCGCGAGAAGGCCGCCGCCGCCGAAGCCGCCCGACGCGCCGTCATCCGGCGCCGCCAGCGGGAGGTCGCCGATGCCGTCGCGAGCCAGCTGCCGCCGCTGATGGAGTCGATCGACCGGTCCGTCGCGCAGGCCCGCGTCGAGCTGGGGCGTGCCGAGCAGTCGCGCAGCGAGATCACCGCCGAACTGTCCGATCTGCGTCAGCGGGACCAGGCTGCCCGCGCGCGTCTGGCGGCCCTGACGGAGTCCGTGCACGGCCTGGAAATGCAGATGCACGAGAAGAAGCTGCACGTGACCAGCCTGCTCGAGCGCGTCTCCTCGGAACTTGGTCTCGAGGAGAACATCCTGATCGCGGAATACGGCCCTGATCAGCCCATCCCGGGCGAGGACGGTGACGCCGCGCCGTTCGAACGCGGGCAGCAGCGCCGGCGCCTGGCAGAGGCGGAGCGCAAGCTCGCACAGCTCGGCCGGGTGAACCCGCTGGCACTCGAGGAGTTCTCGGCGCTCGAGCAACGCCACGCGTTCCTCACCGAACAGCTCGCCGACCTGACGCAGACCCGCGCCGACCTGCTCACGATCATCGACGAGCTCGACGAGCGGATGCAGACGATCTTCCTGGCCGCGTTCGAGGACACCAAGATCGCCTTCGGCGAGGTCTTCCCGATCCTGTTCCCGGGCGGAACCGGCAGCATCTCGCTGACCGATCCCGACCACCCGCTGACGACGGGCATCGAGGTCTCGGTGCGCCCGGTCGGCAAGAAGATCGAACGGCTGTCGCTGCTCTCGGGCGGCGAGCGCTCGCTCGCGGCCGTCGCGCTGCTCACCGCCATCTTCAAGGCTCGCCCCAGCCCCTTCTACATCCTCGACGAGGTGGAGGCGGCGCTCGACGACGCGAACCTCGGGCGCCTGCTCGGCGTGTTCGAGCAGCTGCGCGCGTCCAGTCAGCTCATCGTCATCACGCACCAGAAGCGCACGATGGAGATCGCCGACGCGCTCTACGGCGTCTCGATGCGGCAGGACGGCGTGTCGGCGGTCGTGGGTCAGCGCGTGCGCGAACGCGCGGGCGCCGTAGGCTGA
- a CDS encoding GNAT family N-acetyltransferase, with amino-acid sequence MITPPPQLELHPLHIPTDIDDADAADFREMTHVRNLVYREITGSTDEDLRPEELLPHYRPAPDEIRLIWVARWDGRIVGRVGLDLPLEDGSDTAYWLIELLAEFHGRGIGTAAYAVLERAARDHGRRTLQSYAEHTNAPGPRLAAPTGFGDIPLDRRARFFLRHGYELKQIERKSVLDLRSAASTVDRLLATARAASAGYRVVHWTAPTPAEHLDGYAWLKSRMSTDAPTGGMAVDEEAWDAARVRRHDARYVEAGQTLFVTAAQHIATGDLVAFNELVIGSDKSRATFQEDTLVSADHRGHRLGMLVKCAALVAWRDIAPESPRVITYNAEENRPMLDINEAIGFAPASYEGAWQKVLDAVTDGAGTAGSSATSGS; translated from the coding sequence ATGATCACCCCACCACCGCAGCTCGAGCTGCACCCCCTGCACATCCCGACCGACATCGACGACGCAGATGCCGCCGACTTCCGCGAGATGACGCATGTCCGCAACCTCGTCTACCGAGAGATCACCGGGTCGACGGACGAGGACCTGCGGCCCGAGGAGCTGCTTCCCCATTACCGCCCCGCGCCCGACGAGATCCGACTGATCTGGGTCGCCCGCTGGGACGGGCGGATCGTGGGTCGCGTCGGGCTCGACCTTCCCCTCGAGGATGGCTCGGACACGGCGTACTGGCTCATCGAGCTGCTCGCGGAGTTCCATGGCCGCGGCATCGGCACGGCCGCGTACGCGGTACTCGAACGAGCCGCGCGCGACCACGGCCGCCGCACCCTCCAGAGTTACGCCGAGCACACGAACGCACCGGGTCCGCGACTGGCCGCACCGACCGGTTTCGGCGACATCCCGCTCGACCGCCGTGCGCGCTTCTTCCTGCGTCACGGATACGAGCTCAAGCAGATCGAGCGCAAGAGCGTCCTCGACCTGCGGTCAGCCGCGTCCACGGTCGACCGACTGCTCGCGACGGCGCGCGCGGCCTCGGCCGGCTACCGCGTCGTGCACTGGACGGCACCGACACCCGCCGAGCACCTCGATGGCTACGCCTGGTTGAAGTCGCGCATGTCCACCGACGCACCGACGGGAGGCATGGCCGTGGACGAGGAGGCCTGGGATGCCGCTCGCGTGCGACGCCACGATGCGCGATACGTCGAAGCGGGCCAGACGCTCTTCGTCACCGCCGCGCAGCACATCGCCACGGGAGACCTCGTGGCGTTCAACGAGCTCGTGATCGGCTCGGACAAGAGCCGGGCGACGTTCCAGGAGGACACGCTGGTCTCGGCAGACCATCGCGGCCACCGCCTCGGCATGCTGGTCAAGTGCGCGGCGCTCGTCGCCTGGCGCGACATCGCCCCGGAATCACCGCGCGTCATCACCTACAACGCCGAGGAGAACCGACCGATGCTCGACATCAACGAGGCGATCGGCTTCGCTCCCGCGTCCTACGAGGGGGCGTGGCAGAAAGTGCTGGACGCCGTCACCGACGGCGCTGGCACCGCGGGCAGTAGTGCGACGAGCGGTTCGTGA
- a CDS encoding 1-acyl-sn-glycerol-3-phosphate acyltransferase: MLRRAIAGLFWTFSRWRLVTTPAPTRPTVLIGAPHTSNWDFVLMLAIAWRLQVPIRWLGKKSLFRGWRGGPMRRLGGIPVDRDDPSRVVADVLAQIAAGEVFGLVITPDGTRTSRSGWKSGFYRIARAAGMPVTLGYVDRTTMTAGLGPTIELTGDVAADMTVIRAFYADKAGFRPELRSEPRLRDEEGRAGETAP, translated from the coding sequence ATGCTTCGACGCGCGATCGCCGGCCTGTTCTGGACGTTCAGCCGCTGGCGCTTGGTCACCACGCCGGCACCCACTCGCCCGACGGTGCTGATCGGCGCACCTCACACGTCGAACTGGGACTTCGTCCTGATGCTCGCCATCGCGTGGCGACTGCAGGTCCCGATCCGGTGGCTGGGCAAGAAGAGCCTGTTCCGCGGCTGGCGGGGCGGCCCGATGCGCCGGCTCGGCGGCATCCCCGTCGACCGCGACGATCCCTCGCGCGTCGTGGCGGACGTGCTCGCGCAGATCGCCGCCGGCGAGGTGTTCGGCCTCGTCATCACGCCTGACGGCACGCGCACCTCCCGGTCGGGGTGGAAGTCCGGCTTCTACCGCATCGCCCGCGCGGCCGGCATGCCGGTGACGCTCGGATACGTTGATCGCACCACCATGACGGCGGGGCTCGGACCGACGATCGAGCTGACGGGCGACGTCGCCGCCGACATGACCGTGATCCGCGCCTTCTACGCCGACAAAGCGGGGTTCCGCCCCGAGCTGCGCAGCGAGCCGCGCCTGCGCGACGAGGAGGGCCGCGCCGGGGAGACCGCGCCGTGA
- the mutM gene encoding bifunctional DNA-formamidopyrimidine glycosylase/DNA-(apurinic or apyrimidinic site) lyase, which translates to MPELPEVEVVRAGLEPAVVGARIEACTVLDARALTRHSGTPESFERELTGSSVGAVARRGKFLWFPVRDTGRAVVAHLGMSGQMLLREPGAPVERHERIRWDIVHPEHGELSVLFVDQRTFGSLAVDDLVATADGAPGGRGTDAAAVPTQVSHIARDPLDPAFDRRRFHAELARRAPAIKRVLLDQAVVSGIGNIYADEALWAARIHPETSASSLSRVARERLLDAVVAVMTKALAEGGTSFDAQYVNVNGQAGYFAHSLEAYGRTGAACTRCGTPIVRVAFTNRSSHYCPRCQRRR; encoded by the coding sequence GTGCCTGAGCTCCCCGAGGTCGAGGTCGTCCGCGCGGGGCTCGAGCCCGCCGTCGTCGGCGCACGCATCGAGGCCTGCACGGTGCTCGACGCCCGTGCCCTCACGCGCCACTCCGGCACCCCGGAGTCATTCGAGCGGGAACTCACCGGCAGCTCGGTGGGCGCCGTCGCGCGACGGGGAAAGTTCCTGTGGTTCCCGGTGCGCGACACCGGCCGTGCCGTCGTGGCGCATCTCGGGATGAGCGGGCAGATGCTGCTGCGCGAGCCCGGCGCGCCGGTGGAGCGTCACGAACGGATCCGTTGGGACATCGTGCACCCCGAGCACGGCGAGCTCTCGGTGCTGTTCGTCGATCAGCGCACCTTCGGGTCGCTCGCCGTCGACGACCTCGTCGCGACCGCCGACGGCGCGCCCGGCGGAAGGGGCACCGACGCGGCCGCCGTCCCGACGCAGGTGTCGCACATCGCGCGCGACCCCCTCGATCCGGCGTTCGACCGGCGCCGCTTCCACGCCGAGCTCGCCCGGCGCGCACCGGCGATCAAGCGGGTGCTGCTCGACCAGGCGGTCGTCAGCGGCATCGGCAACATCTACGCCGATGAGGCGCTCTGGGCAGCCCGCATCCATCCCGAGACCTCGGCTTCGTCTCTGTCGCGTGTGGCGCGCGAGCGTCTCCTCGACGCCGTCGTCGCCGTGATGACAAAAGCCCTCGCCGAAGGCGGGACGAGCTTCGACGCGCAGTACGTCAACGTCAACGGGCAGGCCGGCTACTTCGCGCACTCCCTCGAGGCCTACGGCCGCACCGGCGCCGCGTGCACCCGGTGCGGCACGCCGATCGTGCGGGTCGCGTTCACGAACCGCTCGTCGCACTACTGCCCGCGGTGCCAGCGCCGTCGGTGA
- the rnc gene encoding ribonuclease III, whose protein sequence is MERNALTDKLGVDIDPELLSLALTHRSYAYENGGTPHNERLEFLGDSILGQAVTVHLFRTHPDLDEGSLAKRRASVVSTVALAEVARTIGLGDHILLGRGETQTGGRDKDSILADAMEAVIGAAFLSAGQGPAQELVLRLVAPLLADPARYGAAMDPKTSLQELAAHLELAPPVYRVEASGPDHHRVFTATVTVGDVSRKGVGSSKKQAEMAAALAVWRVLSDRA, encoded by the coding sequence ATGGAGCGCAACGCGCTCACCGACAAGCTCGGGGTCGATATCGACCCCGAGCTTCTGTCGCTTGCCCTGACGCATCGCTCGTACGCGTACGAGAACGGCGGGACGCCGCACAATGAGCGGCTCGAGTTCCTCGGCGACTCGATCCTCGGCCAAGCGGTGACGGTGCACCTGTTCCGCACCCACCCCGACCTCGACGAGGGGTCGCTCGCCAAGCGCCGGGCGAGTGTCGTGTCGACCGTCGCCCTCGCCGAGGTCGCGCGCACGATCGGTCTCGGCGACCACATCCTGCTCGGCCGCGGCGAGACCCAGACCGGCGGCCGCGACAAGGACTCGATCCTCGCCGACGCGATGGAGGCTGTGATCGGCGCCGCGTTCCTGTCGGCAGGACAGGGACCGGCGCAGGAGCTCGTGCTGCGGCTCGTGGCTCCGCTGCTGGCCGACCCCGCCCGATACGGCGCGGCGATGGATCCGAAGACGTCGCTCCAGGAGCTCGCCGCTCACCTCGAGCTCGCGCCGCCCGTCTACCGCGTCGAGGCGTCCGGGCCCGACCATCACCGTGTCTTCACGGCCACCGTCACGGTCGGCGACGTCTCGCGCAAGGGCGTCGGCTCGAGCAAGAAGCAGGCCGAGATGGCCGCGGCGCTGGCTGTCTGGCGCGTGCTGTCGGATCGTGCCTGA
- the rpmF gene encoding 50S ribosomal protein L32, which produces MAGNPPKRKVSRSNTRSRRAQWKAEAPALVKTIENGKVVYSRPHQAKVVTDSQGTELFLEYKGRKVADV; this is translated from the coding sequence ATGGCAGGTAACCCCCCGAAGCGGAAGGTCTCCCGCTCCAACACGCGTTCGCGTCGTGCGCAGTGGAAGGCCGAGGCGCCCGCCCTCGTCAAGACCATCGAGAACGGCAAGGTCGTCTACAGTCGCCCCCACCAGGCGAAGGTCGTCACCGACTCGCAGGGCACCGAGCTGTTCCTCGAGTACAAGGGTCGCAAGGTCGCCGACGTCTGA
- the coaD gene encoding pantetheine-phosphate adenylyltransferase, with amino-acid sequence MSNRIAVVPGSFDPPTLGHLDVIRRAAGLYDQLHVLVVHNPGKEAMLPIAQRQALLEQSIEEAGIEGEIVVAAWSMGLLVDYATDVGAGILVKGIRSQVDVAYETPMAIVNRHLAQIETVFLLPDPAHALVSSSLVRQVASLGGDVSPFVPGPVARFLDTGSRGI; translated from the coding sequence ATGAGCAACCGGATCGCGGTCGTGCCCGGCTCCTTCGATCCGCCGACCCTCGGCCACCTGGACGTCATCCGCCGCGCGGCCGGACTCTACGACCAGCTGCACGTCCTCGTCGTCCACAACCCCGGCAAAGAGGCGATGCTCCCCATCGCCCAGCGCCAAGCGCTCCTCGAGCAATCGATCGAGGAGGCGGGGATCGAGGGCGAGATCGTCGTCGCGGCCTGGAGCATGGGACTGCTCGTCGACTACGCGACGGACGTCGGGGCCGGCATCCTGGTCAAGGGCATCCGGTCGCAGGTCGACGTCGCCTACGAGACCCCCATGGCGATCGTCAACCGCCACCTCGCGCAGATCGAGACGGTCTTCCTGCTGCCCGACCCGGCACACGCGCTCGTGTCGAGTTCGCTCGTCCGGCAGGTGGCCTCGCTCGGCGGCGATGTCTCGCCGTTCGTCCCCGGACCCGTCGCCCGCTTCCTCGACACCGGATCGCGCGGTATCTGA
- a CDS encoding ATP-dependent DNA helicase RecG, which translates to MPQFALDTPLVDAVGEKVAATLARAFDMATVADLLAHYPRRYARRGELTPISSLPVGEMATIVAEVQSVSERPMRQRKGSLIEVVISDGVGTATLTFFGQKWRLQELRPGRQGIFSGKVGVFKGKQQFAHPDYELFDDEVEARVTAVARSLEPIPIYPATSTVTSWQLRKIIADVIAKLGPVPDPLPEELRAREQLLDARTALVQAHTPVVPEHVAPAFATLRMHEAFVLQAALLQHRIQVRQLAATARPAGELLDVFDAALPFERTPDQIAVGEVIAADLQNEWPMNRLVQGEVGSGKTLVALRAMLQVAQSGGQSALIAPTEVLAAQHVRSIARMLGPRLAPELMPTLLTGAQPAAERRKAALRAASGQARIVVGTHALLSASTTFADLGLVVVDEQHRFGVEQREALRAKGSSPHVLVLTATPIPRTVAMTVFGDLDVSTIRTMPTGRAGISTFVAPLAEKPGWFGRVWERVAEEVAAGRQAFVVCAAIDAEKAVVDDTDDPGMLEDGTRTRTRWGVVQARAMLDEHPSFRGLRIATLHGKMPADEKDAVMQAFARGEIDVLVATTVVEVGVDVPNASTMVILEAERFGVSQLHQLRGRVGRGSVPGLCLLVTEADPDTAARSRVEAVAATLDGFALAEVDLELRGEGDVLGDAQSGARSSLRLLRVVADADLIAQARDEAALVLRDDPDLSRHPGLASAIARRLGEDERSALHRN; encoded by the coding sequence ATGCCGCAGTTCGCCCTCGATACCCCGTTGGTGGATGCCGTCGGCGAGAAAGTGGCCGCAACTCTCGCCCGTGCCTTCGACATGGCGACCGTCGCCGACCTGCTCGCGCACTACCCGCGCCGGTATGCACGACGCGGCGAGCTGACGCCCATCTCGTCCCTGCCCGTCGGTGAGATGGCCACCATCGTCGCCGAGGTGCAGTCGGTGTCGGAACGGCCGATGCGGCAGCGCAAGGGGTCGCTCATCGAGGTCGTCATCAGCGACGGCGTCGGCACGGCGACTCTCACCTTCTTCGGGCAGAAGTGGCGTCTGCAAGAGCTGCGGCCCGGCCGGCAGGGCATCTTCTCGGGCAAGGTGGGCGTGTTCAAGGGCAAGCAGCAGTTCGCCCATCCCGACTACGAGCTCTTCGACGACGAGGTCGAGGCGCGCGTGACGGCGGTCGCGCGCAGTCTGGAGCCGATCCCGATCTACCCGGCGACGAGCACGGTCACCAGCTGGCAGCTGCGCAAGATCATCGCCGACGTCATCGCCAAGCTGGGGCCCGTGCCCGATCCGCTCCCCGAGGAGCTGCGCGCGCGCGAGCAGCTCCTCGACGCGCGCACCGCGCTGGTGCAGGCGCACACGCCCGTCGTTCCCGAGCATGTCGCTCCCGCGTTCGCGACGCTGCGGATGCACGAGGCCTTCGTGCTGCAGGCGGCGCTGCTGCAGCACCGCATCCAGGTTCGTCAGCTCGCGGCGACCGCGCGACCGGCGGGCGAGCTGCTCGATGTCTTCGACGCCGCGCTGCCGTTCGAGCGCACGCCCGACCAGATCGCCGTCGGCGAGGTAATCGCCGCCGACCTGCAGAACGAGTGGCCGATGAACCGCCTCGTGCAGGGAGAGGTGGGTTCGGGCAAGACGCTCGTCGCGCTGCGCGCGATGCTGCAGGTCGCGCAATCCGGAGGGCAGTCCGCGCTCATCGCCCCGACCGAGGTCCTCGCCGCCCAGCATGTCCGCTCCATCGCACGCATGCTCGGCCCCCGCCTCGCCCCTGAGCTGATGCCGACGCTCCTGACCGGTGCACAGCCGGCCGCCGAACGTCGCAAGGCCGCGCTGCGGGCGGCATCCGGTCAGGCGCGGATCGTCGTGGGCACGCATGCCCTCTTGAGCGCATCGACGACCTTCGCCGACCTCGGCCTCGTCGTCGTCGACGAGCAGCACCGCTTCGGGGTCGAGCAGCGCGAGGCGCTGCGGGCCAAGGGCAGCTCGCCGCACGTCCTCGTGCTGACGGCGACCCCGATCCCGCGCACGGTGGCCATGACGGTGTTCGGCGACCTCGACGTCTCGACGATTCGCACGATGCCCACCGGCCGCGCCGGGATCAGCACCTTCGTCGCGCCGCTCGCCGAGAAGCCCGGCTGGTTCGGCCGGGTCTGGGAGCGCGTCGCCGAAGAGGTCGCCGCGGGCCGGCAGGCGTTCGTCGTGTGCGCCGCCATCGACGCCGAGAAGGCGGTCGTCGACGACACCGACGATCCCGGAATGCTCGAGGACGGAACCCGCACGCGCACGCGGTGGGGTGTCGTGCAGGCGCGCGCGATGCTCGACGAGCACCCCTCGTTCCGCGGCCTGCGTATCGCGACCTTGCACGGCAAGATGCCCGCCGACGAGAAGGATGCCGTCATGCAGGCCTTCGCTCGCGGCGAGATCGATGTGCTCGTGGCGACGACGGTTGTCGAGGTCGGCGTGGACGTGCCCAACGCCTCGACGATGGTCATCCTCGAGGCCGAGCGCTTCGGCGTCTCCCAACTCCACCAGCTGCGCGGGCGGGTCGGCCGCGGCAGCGTGCCCGGACTGTGCCTGCTCGTCACCGAAGCCGACCCCGACACCGCGGCGCGATCCCGCGTCGAGGCCGTCGCGGCGACCCTCGACGGCTTCGCGCTGGCCGAAGTCGATCTCGAACTGCGCGGCGAGGGGGACGTGCTCGGCGACGCCCAGTCCGGCGCCCGCTCGTCCCTGCGACTGCTGCGCGTCGTCGCCGACGCCGACCTCATCGCCCAGGCTCGCGACGAGGCGGCGCTCGTGCTGCGCGACGACCCCGACCTGTCGCGGCATCCGGGCCTTGCGAGCGCGATCGCCCGGCGACTGGGCGAGGACGAGCGCAGCGCGCTGCACAGGAACTAG